One genomic window of Psychrobacillus sp. INOP01 includes the following:
- a CDS encoding glycerol-3-phosphate dehydrogenase/oxidase — protein MKSSVEREQIVNTLDYYEFDVLVIGGGITGAGIALDAVTRGMSVALVEMQDFAAGTSSRSTKLVHGGLRYLKQLEVKMVADVGKEREIVYENAVHVTDPIWMLLPFHKKGTFGPLTTSAGLKVYDYLAGVKKDERRLMLSDQETLEKEPLLKSKGLLGGGYYVEYRTDDARLTIEVIKKAMEKGAVCLNYAKARSFIYNDYNKVIGAEIVDTVSNKRISIHAKKIVNATGPWVDGVRALDAIENKKKLKLTKGVHVVIDQSVFPLKQAVYFDTPDKRMVFAIPRDGKTYVGTTDTFFEGDIRHPVATPEDVDYLIHAIHSMFPLVHVTANQVESTWAGVRPLIYEDGKDPSEISRKDEIWQSEAGLFTIAGGKLTGYRKMAETIVDKISKQLGDEKYGPCVTKHLTLSGGDIGGSKQWEAFLTQKEQMARAYGLSGIEGRKLAKMYGTNVDKVFQYAQILSTIPSNLPLALLAQIYYAVHEEMAYSPADFLVRRTAMLYFDIQHFNEYKEEVVNVMKQLLHYSDEESLGFNKQLETLFNEATLKESRD, from the coding sequence TTGAAGTCTTCTGTAGAACGTGAACAAATAGTAAATACACTAGATTATTATGAATTCGACGTGTTGGTGATAGGTGGAGGTATAACTGGTGCAGGGATCGCACTTGATGCTGTTACTCGAGGTATGTCTGTTGCCTTGGTAGAAATGCAGGATTTTGCAGCTGGAACTTCCAGTCGGTCCACAAAACTTGTGCACGGTGGATTGCGATATTTGAAGCAATTGGAAGTGAAAATGGTTGCTGATGTTGGTAAAGAAAGAGAAATTGTGTATGAAAATGCGGTTCATGTGACCGATCCTATATGGATGTTACTGCCGTTTCATAAAAAAGGTACATTTGGACCTCTCACTACATCAGCTGGTTTAAAGGTGTATGACTATTTAGCAGGTGTTAAGAAAGATGAAAGAAGATTAATGCTTTCTGACCAGGAGACACTTGAAAAGGAGCCTCTCCTAAAAAGTAAAGGTTTACTAGGTGGAGGCTATTACGTTGAATATCGTACGGACGATGCCCGACTAACGATTGAGGTCATAAAAAAAGCAATGGAAAAAGGGGCGGTGTGCTTAAACTACGCTAAAGCACGTTCCTTTATTTATAACGATTATAATAAGGTAATTGGTGCAGAGATTGTTGATACAGTAAGCAATAAACGAATTTCCATTCATGCAAAAAAAATAGTAAATGCTACTGGTCCATGGGTCGATGGAGTTCGCGCTTTAGATGCCATTGAGAACAAAAAAAAATTAAAACTGACAAAGGGCGTGCATGTCGTTATAGACCAATCCGTTTTTCCTCTTAAACAGGCTGTCTATTTTGATACACCTGATAAGCGAATGGTTTTTGCTATCCCACGTGATGGTAAAACTTATGTTGGAACAACAGATACGTTCTTTGAAGGTGATATACGGCATCCTGTAGCCACTCCGGAAGATGTGGATTATCTTATCCATGCAATCCATTCTATGTTTCCTTTAGTTCATGTTACAGCAAATCAAGTCGAGTCTACCTGGGCAGGGGTTCGTCCATTAATATATGAGGACGGGAAGGATCCATCGGAAATCTCTCGTAAGGATGAGATTTGGCAGTCGGAGGCTGGTTTATTTACAATAGCTGGAGGTAAACTTACCGGGTATCGAAAAATGGCTGAAACAATTGTAGATAAAATCTCGAAGCAATTAGGGGACGAAAAATACGGACCATGTGTAACGAAGCATTTAACATTATCCGGTGGTGATATAGGTGGCTCTAAACAATGGGAGGCATTTCTCACTCAAAAGGAACAAATGGCTCGAGCTTATGGACTTTCCGGTATAGAAGGAAGAAAACTGGCTAAAATGTATGGGACGAATGTCGATAAAGTATTTCAATATGCACAAATTCTTTCCACTATCCCTTCAAACTTGCCTTTAGCGTTACTCGCTCAAATCTATTACGCAGTGCATGAAGAAATGGCTTATTCTCCTGCTGACTTTTTAGTAAGAAGAACAGCTATGCTCTATTTTGATATACAGCATTTTAACGAGTATAAAGAAGAAGTAGTGAATGTTATGAAGCAATTGCTGCATTACTCAGATGAGGAATCACTTGGATTTAATAAACAACTGGAAACACTTTTTAACGAAGCTACATTAAAAGAAAGTAGGGATTAA
- a CDS encoding cation diffusion facilitator family transporter, which produces MMEQKYMDLKLGERGVILSIFAYLCLSTLKLVIGYTANSEALKADGLNNTTDIIASIAVLIGLKISQRPPDKDHPYGHWKAETVASMVAAFIMVGVGLYVLYNAALSVFDKTISEPDWISALTGLFCAVIMYGVYLYNRNLARKINSQSVMAAAKDNLSDAWVSIGTVIGITSSQFGLPWLDPVTAVVVGLLIVKTGWDIFREASHDLTDGFDEEQLKDYKNSIIDISGVKGVKEIRARKYGNNPVVDVVILVNSTLDIGAAHDISMVVEDVLIKEYDVFEVHVHVEPN; this is translated from the coding sequence ATAATGGAACAAAAATATATGGATTTGAAACTAGGTGAACGAGGGGTAATTTTGAGTATCTTCGCTTACTTATGTTTGTCGACCTTGAAGTTAGTTATTGGTTATACTGCAAATTCTGAAGCCTTAAAAGCGGATGGATTAAATAATACAACCGACATAATTGCTTCCATTGCAGTTTTGATTGGATTGAAAATTTCACAGAGACCTCCAGATAAAGATCATCCTTATGGTCATTGGAAAGCAGAAACGGTAGCTTCTATGGTAGCTGCCTTTATAATGGTGGGTGTTGGTCTTTATGTCCTGTATAATGCCGCTTTATCGGTATTTGATAAAACAATTTCAGAACCTGACTGGATATCCGCATTGACTGGCCTTTTTTGTGCTGTGATTATGTATGGAGTGTACCTTTATAACCGAAATTTAGCGAGAAAAATAAATAGTCAATCTGTTATGGCTGCTGCAAAAGATAATTTATCCGACGCTTGGGTAAGTATTGGAACAGTTATTGGGATTACCAGCTCTCAATTTGGTCTGCCATGGCTCGATCCTGTTACTGCTGTTGTCGTAGGATTATTAATAGTCAAGACAGGTTGGGATATTTTTAGAGAGGCGTCCCATGATTTGACAGATGGTTTTGATGAAGAGCAGTTAAAGGATTATAAAAATTCAATTATTGATATTTCCGGTGTAAAGGGAGTAAAGGAGATAAGAGCAAGAAAATATGGAAATAATCCTGTTGTAGATGTGGTTATTCTTGTTAATTCCACTTTAGATATTGGTGCTGCCCACGATATCTCAATGGTAGTAGAAGACGTATTAATAAAGGAATATGATGTATTTGAAGTGCATGTGCATGTAGAGCCAAACTAA
- a CDS encoding rhodanese-like domain-containing protein gives MNVITTEQLLQKIEAGEEISVIDVRESDEVATGIIPGAKHIALGQIESNMDQLDKSVPHYIVCKAGGRSAMACEILEENGYSVTNIAGGMMDWDGELQF, from the coding sequence ATGAATGTAATTACAACGGAACAGCTTTTACAAAAAATAGAGGCTGGAGAAGAAATCAGTGTCATCGATGTACGTGAAAGTGATGAAGTGGCGACTGGCATTATACCGGGAGCAAAACATATCGCATTAGGTCAAATCGAGAGCAATATGGATCAACTCGACAAATCCGTTCCTCATTACATAGTTTGTAAAGCAGGTGGCCGTAGTGCAATGGCCTGTGAAATTCTAGAGGAAAATGGATATAGCGTTACGAACATTGCTGGAGGAATGATGGACTGGGACGGCGAGTTACAGTTCTAA
- a CDS encoding alpha/beta hydrolase: MSDDHLIHIVKFSPDTTPIAHIHLLHGMVEHIGRYDDFAIFLMSKGFVVTGHDHRGHGKTAEKNGQYGYFADKVGFERVAEDVREVLLHVREDLGDIPLILFGHSMGSFIARRYMQKYSDSLTKVVLSGTTFSPGVMGDIGKVVGKLVSVVKSPKSEGALLNSMAFGGFNKQIQNPKTSFDWLTTDETEVQKYIEDPLCGFIPTNRFYIDLFDGLKIIHKEIENNHIKKDLPVLVISGAKDPVGKDGKDLFKVANGLKNVGMTSVTVHLVEGARHEILNEVNKLQTYEIIANWMIDNA, encoded by the coding sequence ATGTCAGATGATCATCTTATTCATATCGTTAAGTTTTCTCCTGATACAACCCCAATTGCTCATATCCACCTTCTACATGGAATGGTAGAGCATATCGGTCGTTATGATGATTTTGCTATATTTCTAATGAGTAAAGGGTTTGTCGTTACCGGTCACGATCATCGTGGTCATGGTAAAACTGCTGAAAAAAATGGCCAATATGGATATTTTGCAGATAAGGTAGGATTTGAGCGTGTAGCTGAGGATGTTCGTGAAGTTTTGCTGCATGTGCGGGAGGATTTGGGGGATATTCCGCTTATTTTATTCGGTCATAGCATGGGGTCGTTTATTGCTCGCAGATATATGCAAAAGTATAGCGACTCTTTAACTAAAGTTGTCCTTTCAGGGACTACTTTTAGTCCTGGAGTTATGGGTGATATCGGTAAAGTAGTCGGTAAGCTTGTATCTGTTGTAAAAAGTCCTAAATCTGAAGGGGCTTTATTGAACAGCATGGCATTCGGAGGATTCAATAAACAAATACAAAATCCAAAGACATCATTTGACTGGCTTACTACAGATGAAACAGAAGTACAGAAATATATAGAAGATCCGTTATGTGGGTTCATACCAACTAATCGATTCTATATTGACCTTTTTGATGGATTAAAAATAATCCACAAAGAAATAGAAAATAATCATATTAAAAAGGATTTACCCGTTTTAGTTATTAGTGGTGCCAAGGATCCTGTTGGAAAAGATGGTAAGGATTTATTTAAGGTAGCAAATGGCTTAAAAAATGTTGGAATGACTAGCGTGACTGTACATTTGGTAGAGGGTGCGAGGCACGAAATACTAAACGAGGTAAATAAGCTTCAAACATATGAAATAATTGCAAATTGGATGATAGATAATGCATAA
- the miaA gene encoding tRNA (adenosine(37)-N6)-dimethylallyltransferase MiaA: MHNTTNVIAIVGPTAVGKTALSIQLAKAFNGEIINGDSMQVYRELHIGTAKITKEEMEGIPHHLLDIKDPDESFSVAEYQKLVRGKIEEITLKGKLPIIVGGTGLYVQSVLYDFRFTEQPNRDENRLVELEKMSPDNLFERLRLLDPEAAKEIHPNNVQRVIRAIERVELTGKQKNDIEQNQGNEEVYNHYIIGLSIDREQLYNRINHRVDIMLEKGLLEEVKTLYSKGVRDVQSIQAIGYKEIYAYLDGNVSLEDAIEQLKQNSRRYAKRQLTYFRNKMDIHWYNPFSDTERILKEINQFMQENE, from the coding sequence ATGCATAATACAACGAACGTAATTGCTATAGTCGGACCTACTGCTGTTGGAAAAACAGCTTTAAGTATTCAATTGGCTAAAGCATTTAATGGCGAAATTATAAATGGAGACTCGATGCAGGTCTATCGAGAGCTCCATATTGGAACTGCAAAGATTACCAAAGAAGAAATGGAAGGTATCCCTCATCACCTACTAGATATTAAGGACCCAGATGAGAGCTTTTCTGTTGCGGAGTATCAAAAGCTCGTCCGAGGTAAAATTGAAGAAATTACGTTAAAAGGTAAACTTCCGATTATAGTTGGCGGAACTGGTCTTTATGTTCAATCTGTTTTATATGACTTTAGATTTACGGAACAACCGAATCGTGATGAAAACAGACTTGTGGAATTAGAAAAAATGTCTCCTGATAATTTATTTGAACGATTGCGTTTGCTGGATCCAGAGGCTGCAAAGGAAATACATCCGAATAATGTCCAACGTGTGATTCGCGCAATAGAACGAGTAGAGCTTACTGGGAAACAAAAAAATGATATTGAACAAAACCAAGGGAATGAAGAAGTCTATAATCATTATATTATTGGTCTATCCATAGATCGTGAACAGTTATATAATCGCATTAATCACCGAGTAGATATAATGTTGGAAAAAGGTCTTTTAGAAGAAGTAAAAACACTCTATAGTAAAGGCGTTCGAGATGTTCAATCTATCCAAGCAATTGGCTATAAAGAAATATATGCCTATTTGGATGGCAATGTTTCTCTCGAAGATGCAATTGAACAACTAAAGCAAAACTCGAGAAGGTATGCAAAAAGACAGTTAACGTATTTTAGAAACAAAATGGACATCCATTGGTATAATCCGTTTTCTGATACCGAAAGAATATTAAAAGAAATTAATCAATTTATGCAGGAAAATGAATAA
- a CDS encoding methionine gamma-lyase family protein, producing MTFTTTLSKEVLNLAEQVETKITGHHKLVEKVAFLNQQKVIQAFKNHGVSDHHFHPSFGYGYDDEGRDTLEKVYATTLGAEAALVRPQIISGTHAISISLFGVLRPKDELLYITGKPYDTLQSIVSGGEEDTGSLADFGITYNHVDLMENGDINWDSVKRAVKSNTKVIAIQRSKGYAVRPSFTIEQIKQMVIEIRSIKEDAIIFVDNCYGEFVEELEPTDVGVDLMAGSLIKNPGGGLAKIGGYIAGKEEFVTKCAYRMTSPGIGAEAGASLHALMDMYQGFFLAPHVVSQAVKGAIFTSALLEEVGMITEPHYAEQRTDLIQSVSFQTADQMIQFCKAIQMHSPVNAQFMPEPAYMPGYADDVIMAAGTFVQGSSMELTADGPIRPPYTAFIQGGLTYEHVKYAILGAVQTLNK from the coding sequence ATGACATTTACAACAACATTATCGAAAGAAGTATTAAATCTTGCGGAGCAGGTTGAAACTAAAATAACAGGACACCACAAACTTGTAGAAAAAGTTGCTTTTTTAAATCAACAAAAAGTAATTCAAGCTTTTAAGAATCATGGAGTTAGTGATCACCATTTCCATCCGTCATTTGGATATGGCTATGATGATGAAGGTCGAGATACACTAGAAAAAGTGTATGCAACGACATTGGGGGCGGAGGCAGCGCTTGTACGTCCTCAAATTATTTCTGGAACACATGCGATTTCTATTAGTTTGTTCGGTGTACTAAGACCAAAAGATGAATTGCTGTATATAACGGGTAAACCTTATGACACTTTGCAATCCATTGTAAGTGGAGGGGAAGAGGATACAGGGTCCCTTGCTGACTTCGGTATTACGTATAATCATGTAGATTTAATGGAAAATGGAGATATAAACTGGGATTCTGTAAAAAGGGCTGTGAAAAGCAATACGAAGGTAATTGCTATTCAACGTTCGAAGGGTTATGCAGTACGTCCTTCCTTTACAATCGAACAAATAAAGCAAATGGTTATCGAAATTAGAAGCATTAAAGAGGATGCTATTATTTTTGTAGACAATTGTTATGGGGAATTTGTGGAAGAATTGGAGCCAACAGATGTTGGGGTAGATCTAATGGCGGGTTCTCTGATCAAAAACCCTGGTGGTGGACTTGCTAAAATTGGTGGCTATATTGCTGGCAAAGAAGAATTTGTTACTAAATGTGCTTACCGTATGACTTCTCCGGGTATAGGAGCAGAGGCGGGTGCTTCTTTACATGCATTGATGGATATGTATCAGGGATTCTTCCTTGCACCGCATGTTGTATCTCAGGCAGTTAAGGGTGCCATCTTCACTTCTGCACTTTTGGAGGAAGTTGGTATGATTACTGAACCACATTATGCGGAGCAGCGTACAGATTTAATACAATCAGTATCTTTCCAAACAGCGGATCAGATGATTCAGTTTTGCAAGGCGATACAAATGCATTCCCCAGTAAATGCACAATTTATGCCTGAGCCAGCATATATGCCCGGTTATGCCGACGATGTCATAATGGCTGCAGGTACTTTTGTGCAAGGTTCTAGTATGGAGTTAACGGCTGATGGACCAATCCGTCCTCCTTACACAGCATTTATCCAAGGTGGATTAACATACGAGCATGTAAAATATGCTATTTTAGGAGCAGTTCAAACGTTAAACAAGTAG
- a CDS encoding recombinase family protein, with amino-acid sequence MKSVIYCRVSTEKESQETSLQRQEEELLEFAALHNYEVEKVFIDQHSGYDIEREGLLDLLDYIKENEIKAVFVQDETRIGRGNGRMAVLHLLQKTNTSIYTLQDKGVINLNEMDSMLLEILALVEEYQRKLHNAKIRRGMKKAVSQGYRPEKNLKTKGNPEGRERIDVPLEEVVRLRNAGLTYEEISMTLKGLGFNISKATVHRRYIEYIEAHGVK; translated from the coding sequence ATGAAATCAGTTATATATTGTCGTGTGAGTACAGAAAAAGAGTCCCAAGAGACATCTTTGCAAAGACAGGAAGAAGAGTTGTTAGAATTTGCAGCATTACATAATTATGAAGTAGAGAAAGTATTTATAGATCAACATAGTGGTTACGATATAGAACGTGAAGGCTTATTAGATTTACTTGACTACATAAAAGAAAACGAAATTAAAGCGGTTTTTGTTCAAGATGAAACTAGAATTGGGAGAGGGAATGGTAGAATGGCAGTTCTACATCTCCTTCAAAAAACAAACACTTCTATATATACTTTACAAGATAAAGGCGTCATCAATTTAAATGAAATGGACTCTATGTTACTGGAGATATTAGCGCTTGTAGAGGAATATCAACGGAAATTACACAACGCTAAAATCAGAAGAGGTATGAAGAAAGCAGTATCACAAGGATATCGGCCAGAGAAAAACTTAAAGACAAAAGGTAACCCCGAAGGAAGAGAACGAATAGATGTGCCATTAGAAGAAGTAGTTAGACTTCGAAATGCAGGTCTCACTTATGAAGAGATTTCAATGACTCTAAAAGGTTTAGGATTTAATATTAGTAAAGCAACCGTACATCGACGATATATTGAGTATATAGAAGCACACGGAGTGAAATGA
- the hfq gene encoding RNA chaperone Hfq — MKPINIQDLYLNQLRKNDIFVTVFLLNGFQLKGLVKSYDNFTVLFESDGKQQLIYKHAISTFAPSKPVKLTEE, encoded by the coding sequence ATGAAACCTATAAATATTCAAGATTTATATTTAAATCAGCTTAGAAAAAACGACATTTTTGTAACAGTATTTTTATTGAATGGCTTCCAGCTAAAGGGATTAGTAAAGTCTTACGATAATTTTACAGTCTTATTTGAATCAGATGGAAAGCAGCAGTTAATCTACAAGCATGCAATTTCCACATTTGCTCCTTCTAAACCAGTTAAGCTAACAGAAGAATAA
- the glnA gene encoding type I glutamate--ammonia ligase produces MSKYTKEDIKKFVQEHEVNFIRLQFTDILGTIKNVEIPVSQLDKALENKMMFDGSSIEGFVRIEESDMYLVPDLNTWVVFPWITGKGKVARLICDVNKADGTPFAGDPRNNLKRILKEMEELGFTSFNLGPEPEFFLFKLDAQGEPTLELNDHGGYFDLAPMDLGENCRRDIVLELEEMGFEIEASHHEVAPGQHEIDFKYADAVTACDNIQTFKLVVKTIARKHGLHATFMPKPLFGVNGSGMHFNVSLFKGKDNAFYDESAEIGLSETAMQFMAGVLKHVQSFTAITNPLVNSYKRLVPGYEAPCYVAWSGQNRSPLIRIPSSRGVSTRIEVRSVDPAANPYLAMAVILQAGLDGIKNNLTPPPAVDRNIYVMTEEERIENGIHNLPPTLHAAVQELGKSEIIRGALGEHIYANFVEAKEIEWDMFRTTVHPWEREQYLKMY; encoded by the coding sequence ATGAGCAAGTATACAAAAGAGGATATCAAAAAGTTCGTTCAAGAACATGAGGTGAATTTTATTCGTCTTCAGTTTACAGACATACTAGGTACGATTAAAAACGTAGAAATTCCAGTGAGTCAGCTCGATAAAGCTCTCGAAAACAAAATGATGTTCGATGGATCTTCTATCGAAGGATTTGTACGAATTGAAGAATCAGATATGTACTTAGTTCCAGATTTAAATACATGGGTAGTATTCCCTTGGATTACGGGTAAAGGGAAAGTGGCCCGTCTAATCTGTGATGTAAATAAAGCGGACGGAACTCCATTTGCAGGAGATCCTCGTAATAACTTAAAACGTATCTTGAAGGAAATGGAAGAATTAGGATTTACAAGCTTTAACTTAGGGCCAGAACCTGAATTTTTCTTATTCAAATTAGATGCACAAGGAGAGCCAACACTTGAACTGAACGACCATGGTGGTTACTTTGACTTAGCGCCAATGGACTTAGGTGAAAACTGCCGTCGTGATATCGTTCTAGAGCTAGAGGAGATGGGCTTTGAAATTGAAGCATCTCATCATGAGGTTGCTCCAGGTCAACATGAAATTGACTTTAAATATGCTGATGCAGTAACGGCGTGTGATAATATTCAAACGTTCAAACTTGTTGTTAAAACAATTGCACGTAAGCACGGCTTACATGCAACATTCATGCCGAAACCACTATTTGGCGTAAATGGTTCAGGAATGCACTTTAATGTTTCATTATTTAAAGGGAAAGACAATGCATTTTATGATGAATCAGCAGAGATTGGATTAAGTGAAACAGCTATGCAATTTATGGCCGGCGTGTTGAAGCATGTACAAAGCTTTACAGCAATTACAAATCCATTAGTTAACTCATATAAACGCCTAGTACCTGGTTACGAAGCGCCTTGTTATGTGGCATGGTCTGGACAAAATAGAAGTCCGTTAATCCGTATCCCTTCTTCAAGAGGTGTAAGTACACGTATTGAAGTCCGCTCAGTAGACCCAGCGGCTAATCCATACCTTGCGATGGCAGTAATTCTACAAGCTGGTTTAGATGGTATTAAAAATAACTTAACACCACCACCAGCAGTGGACCGCAATATTTACGTAATGACAGAGGAAGAGCGCATCGAAAACGGCATTCATAACCTACCACCAACTTTACATGCTGCCGTACAAGAATTAGGTAAGAGTGAAATTATTCGTGGGGCACTTGGTGAGCATATCTACGCAAACTTCGTAGAAGCGAAAGAAATTGAATGGGATATGTTCCGTACGACTGTACATCCGTGGGAACGTGAGCAATACCTAAAAATGTATTAA
- a CDS encoding MerR family transcriptional regulator, with amino-acid sequence MEKEWRRSMPLLSMNIVMQLTGLTARQIRYYEEQELVHPARTEGKQRMFSLDDIDILLEIKDLLKTGVNIAGIKQIFEMKNSPITSKEVRQVISDRELRAIVKEEMHLAQRQQRASLRQGDLSRFFR; translated from the coding sequence ATGGAAAAGGAATGGAGACGTTCAATGCCATTACTTTCGATGAATATTGTCATGCAGCTGACTGGTTTGACTGCAAGGCAAATTCGTTACTATGAAGAGCAAGAACTGGTTCACCCTGCACGTACTGAAGGTAAACAGCGCATGTTTTCTTTAGATGATATTGATATATTGTTGGAGATTAAGGATTTATTGAAAACAGGTGTTAATATTGCCGGAATCAAACAAATCTTTGAAATGAAAAACAGTCCAATAACTTCGAAAGAGGTTCGACAAGTAATTTCGGACAGAGAACTACGTGCGATAGTAAAAGAAGAAATGCATTTAGCTCAAAGACAACAACGAGCTTCTTTGCGACAAGGGGACCTATCTCGATTTTTTAGGTAA
- a CDS encoding VOC family protein, giving the protein MEEIIISVKDPELTANWYEDIFGFKLFYIEEEAAVMKITEQYQTIVCLVKNLKHQPMRFPSNNFGVGKYNNFIPQNREETYKSLFENNLKFYPVYN; this is encoded by the coding sequence ATGGAAGAAATTATTATTTCAGTAAAAGACCCTGAATTGACAGCAAATTGGTACGAAGATATATTTGGATTTAAACTATTTTATATTGAAGAAGAAGCTGCTGTAATGAAGATTACAGAACAGTATCAAACAATAGTATGTCTTGTAAAAAACTTAAAACATCAACCGATGAGATTCCCAAGTAATAATTTTGGTGTGGGAAAGTATAATAATTTTATTCCTCAGAATAGAGAAGAAACTTACAAATCTTTATTTGAAAATAATCTTAAGTTTTATCCCGTATATAATTAA
- a CDS encoding LysM peptidoglycan-binding domain-containing protein has translation MTWIKENYFLTIFVACSIAFTMFIIISNSFSTEESLHINIEQGDSLWELAHEYSVNEDKKVWINKVMTMNNLQDGHIKAGEILKIPAAEKSYHFDHETEIAGDTK, from the coding sequence ATGACCTGGATAAAAGAAAACTACTTTTTAACAATATTTGTAGCGTGCAGTATTGCATTTACAATGTTTATAATAATCTCGAATTCTTTTTCGACAGAAGAGAGTCTTCATATTAATATAGAACAAGGCGATTCTTTATGGGAGTTAGCACATGAGTATAGTGTAAACGAAGATAAAAAAGTATGGATCAATAAAGTGATGACTATGAATAATTTGCAAGACGGACATATTAAAGCAGGGGAAATACTTAAAATTCCAGCTGCAGAAAAAAGTTACCATTTCGATCATGAAACGGAGATAGCGGGCGATACAAAATGA
- a CDS encoding DUF896 domain-containing protein, whose amino-acid sequence MLSKEKLARISELSRKSKISGLSIEEAKEQSSLRKEYLETFRSTMRDTIESVKIIDPEGNDVTPVKVQEAKKGKFLN is encoded by the coding sequence TTGTTAAGTAAAGAAAAATTAGCAAGAATTAGTGAGTTATCTAGAAAATCTAAAATATCAGGACTTTCTATCGAAGAGGCAAAAGAACAAAGCTCTTTACGTAAAGAATATTTAGAAACTTTCCGCTCTACTATGAGAGATACAATTGAAAGTGTAAAAATAATCGACCCTGAAGGAAACGATGTAACACCTGTAAAAGTTCAAGAAGCAAAGAAAGGGAAGTTTCTGAATTAA
- the lexA gene encoding transcriptional repressor LexA: MKKASKRQEDILAFIKEEVRKKGYPPSVREIGEAVGLASSSTVHGHLARLESKGLIRRDPTKPRAIEILDGLGSIAEKQNVVHVPLVGKVTAGMPITAIENIEEFFPLPETFGTADDNLFMLEIMGNSMIEAGILNGDYVVVKQQQSANNGDIVVAMTEEDEATVKRFFKEKSYFRLQPENSSMEPIIVNSVSILGKVVGVYRNIQ; this comes from the coding sequence ATGAAAAAAGCATCTAAAAGACAGGAAGACATCCTAGCTTTTATAAAAGAAGAAGTTCGAAAAAAAGGATATCCGCCATCTGTTCGAGAAATAGGCGAAGCTGTGGGCTTAGCATCTAGTTCTACTGTTCATGGACATTTAGCTCGACTGGAAAGTAAAGGATTGATAAGAAGAGACCCAACCAAACCACGTGCCATTGAGATTCTTGATGGATTAGGAAGTATTGCAGAAAAACAAAATGTTGTACATGTACCACTTGTAGGTAAAGTTACTGCAGGTATGCCAATTACAGCAATTGAAAATATTGAAGAGTTTTTCCCACTTCCTGAAACATTCGGAACTGCTGATGATAATTTATTTATGTTGGAGATTATGGGTAATAGTATGATTGAGGCAGGTATATTGAATGGTGACTATGTCGTTGTAAAACAACAGCAATCGGCAAATAATGGCGATATTGTCGTAGCTATGACAGAAGAGGATGAAGCAACTGTTAAACGATTCTTTAAGGAAAAGTCTTACTTCCGTTTGCAACCGGAAAATTCTTCCATGGAACCTATCATTGTTAATTCTGTTAGCATTCTTGGAAAAGTCGTTGGCGTTTATCGTAATATTCAATAG